The sequence TTGATTAAAATCGCGTGTGACTTCGTTTgtgaaaaaggaaaatagatagtaaaataaatattataccaagagctttaaataaaaaataaaaattaattaggaACACAGAACACAAGTTAGATTTTTTTCTACACGTCTAAGATGAATCAATTTCAATTCATATATAGGGAATTATATATGTACACACACGTTATATATGTTGTATATATATGTTGACAAATCTTCAATCAAGTGAaactaccaaaaaaaaaaaagacaaaaaacccCAACAAACGCGTGTAACCTTAATTTGGCCACTAATCAAAAATTAATaagtgaaattaaaaaaataattaagcaAATTAACCAACCTTATTCCTCAACACAAATTTGATCCTCCCGATTGAAGACATTGTCACCTCGCCATGTCCAAACCACATCTTTCAAAGCCGGCCTAACATCCTCCTCGCGAAACTTCACATACTCCAACGTGTCGCCGGAGTACTTCGAGAGCTCCACCACCGTCACCTCCGGCGCCACCTTGAACACCTCGGCCGTGACGGAGAGCCGCCCCTTCCGCCCCTCGGCGGGCCCCACCAACCTCATCTTGAAGTCCTTGGTCCTAGCAACCCTAAACCCTAGCCTCTTCGCCGCCACCTCGATTTTCCCCATGACCACCCTCGCCGAGCACCTCGACGTGAACGTCGACCCGCCCTTCTTCCTCCGGTCCTCGAACATGTTCGAGAGATCGAACCCCGTCGACATCGACGAGATGAACTGAAACGCGTTCAGGAACGCAGGCGAAGACGGTGATTTCCTGATCAGTCTCTCATCCTCATTTTCATCCTCATTCTCATCCTCGTCGAACGCATTAGGTCTTTTGAACGCCTTTCGAAACCACGTGACCCGCATTATACCCGGGATCGAGATCCGCTTACCCGGGTCCACCACCAACAATTTAGAGACCAATCGCCTAGATTCGCTCGAGAACCAAGGCGGAATCTCGTATTCGCCCCTAAATATCTT comes from Salvia miltiorrhiza cultivar Shanhuang (shh) chromosome 3, IMPLAD_Smil_shh, whole genome shotgun sequence and encodes:
- the LOC131015141 gene encoding CBL-interacting serine/threonine-protein kinase 5-like, with the translated sequence MAENKKIVMGKYELGRLLGRGTFAKVYLGRNLATEECVAVKVMKKDEVIKSEKMMEQFKREIAVMRLVRHPNIVGLKEVMATRSKIFVVMEYVRGGELFAKVERGRLREGAARRYFQQLVSAVDFCHSRGVFHRDIKPENLLLDENGDLKISDFGLSALHDGGLLHTQCGTPAYVAPEVLRMKGYDGATADVWSCGVVLYVLLAGFLPFQDESLNGMYRKIFRGEYEIPPWFSSESRRLVSKLLVVDPGKRISIPGIMRVTWFRKAFKRPNAFDEDENEDENEDERLIRKSPSSPAFLNAFQFISSMSTGFDLSNMFEDRRKKGGSTFTSRCSARVVMGKIEVAAKRLGFRVARTKDFKMRLVGPAEGRKGRLSVTAEVFKVAPEVTVVELSKYSGDTLEYVKFREEDVRPALKDVVWTWRGDNVFNREDQICVEE